Proteins encoded by one window of Vitis vinifera cultivar Pinot Noir 40024 chromosome 10, ASM3070453v1:
- the LOC100257624 gene encoding auxin-responsive protein SAUR76, protein MKKLNVILNKCKSFSRQMRRSSSYNSASPRSNSAREETFADMKEEEEHQETVYVGSKRRQYAVSSKHLKHPLLNALIEEKSKQGPGGVISVNCEVVLFDHLLWMLDNADPKLTSESLEELAEFYSL, encoded by the coding sequence ATGAAGAAGCTTAACGTCATACTGAACAAGTGCAAGAGCTTCTCAAGGCAGATGAGAAGGTCCTCCTCTTACAATAGTGCTAGTCCAAGATCAAACTCGGCAAGGGAAGAAACATTTGCAGATatgaaagaggaagaagaacaTCAAGAAACGGTGTATGTGGGAAGTAAAAGGAGGCAATATGCAGTTAGTTCGAAGCATCTAAAGCATCCTTTATTGAATGCTTTAATTGAAGAGAAGTCCAAGCAGGGTCCGGGTGGAGTCATCTCTGTGAACTGTGAGGTTGTTCTCTTCGACCACCTATTATGGATGCTGGATAATGCAGATCCCAAGCTCACCAGTGAATCATTGGAGGAGTTAGCTGAGTTTTATTCCCTCTGA
- the LOC100247377 gene encoding uncharacterized protein LOC100247377 has translation MKLLLLNHRSFMAAPLGSVRRALLSTCSAVKWEGGVSMVQGASRGIGLEFVKQLLEKNEKGHVIATCRNPDGATALLDLKNEFAERLNILQLDLTIESTIEASANSIRERYGSLNLLINASGILSIPNILQPETTLSKVQKSSLLLAYEVNAVGPILVIKHMWPLLTAGGGSGTERDVAVVANLSARVGSIGDNRLGGWHSYRSSKAALNQLTKTISVEFVRKKDPVICLLLHPGTVDTDLSRPFQRNVPEGKLFTKEFSVNKLLSIINNAKSHDNGKFFAWDGQEIPW, from the exons ATGAAGCTGCTTCTTCTCAACCATAGGTCGTTCATGGCAGCCCCTCTGGGTTCAGTCAGGAGGGCTTTGTTGTCTACGTGTTCTGCCGTCAAATGGGAAGGTGGCGTTTCCATGGTTCAGGGAGCTTCCAGAGGAATTGGCCTTGAGTTT GTTAAGCAACTCCtggagaaaaatgagaaaggGCATGTTATTGCCACTTGTCGTAATCCTGATGGGGCAACTGCACttcttgatttaaaaaatgagtttgcTGAACGGCTTAACATCCTGCAGTTGGATCTCACCATTGAAAGCACCATAGAG GCATCAGCAAATTCTATAAGAGAGAGATACGGATCTCTGAACCTTCTTATCAATGCATCTGGCATTCTTTCAATACCTAATATTTTGCAACCAG AAACAACACTGAGCAAAGTGCAGAAATCATCTTTGCTTCTAGCCTATGAGGTTAATGCAGTGGGTCCTATTTTAGTGATCAAG CATATGTGGCCTCTTCTAACGGCTGGAGGAGGCTCTGGGACTGAAAGAGATGTTGCAGTTGTGGCAAACCTAAGTGCTAGAGTGGGATCTATAGGAGACAACCGCTTAGGAGGATGGCATTCTTATCGATCTTCAAAGGCTGCACTTAATCAAT TGACAAAAACTATATCAGTGGAGTTTGTACGAAAGAAAGATCCTGTTATATGCCTTTTATTACACCCAGGAACAGTTGACACAGACCTCTCCAGGCCGTTTCAGAGAAATGTTCCTGAAGGCAAGCTTTTTACCAAAGAGTTCTCAGTGAACAAGCTCTTAAGCATCATTAACAATGCGAAGAGCCATGACAATGGCAAGTTCTTTGCCTGGGATGGTCAGGAAATCCCTTGGTAA
- the LOC100242246 gene encoding non-specific lipid-transfer protein D, cotyledon-specific isoform has product MKNTFFSMVFLLSFLLFLASTSGATVPCGTVDMKAAACVGYATGKQPKPSPACCSGLQQLAATVKTVDDKKNICRCLKNGVKAFAGVQDRLLSQIPTACNIKVGFPVSLNTNCETIH; this is encoded by the exons ATGAAGAACACCTTCTTCTCTATGGTCTTCCTCCtctccttcctcctcttcctaGCCAGCACTAGTGGAGCAACCGTGCCATGCGGCACTGTTGACATGAAGGCAGCCGCATGTGTGGGGTATGCTACTGGCAAGCAGCCAAAGCCATCGCCGGCATGCTGCTCTGGACTTCAACAGCTTGCTGCAACTGTGAAAACAGTTGATGATAAGAAGAATATTTGCCGATGCTTGAAGAATGGTGTGAAGGCGTTCGCAGGCGTTCAGGACAGGCTCTTGAGCCAGATTCCCACAGCTTGCAACATCAAAGTTGGGTTCCCGGTCTCCTTGAACACCAACTGTGAAAC GATCCACTGA